A portion of the Juglans microcarpa x Juglans regia isolate MS1-56 chromosome 1D, Jm3101_v1.0, whole genome shotgun sequence genome contains these proteins:
- the LOC121238708 gene encoding uncharacterized protein LOC121238708 isoform X1, which yields MCFNSWHEERFHLERISHHKNHEEKLLNLDVIPLGQGMQYKMQGWRQNVVAFISQILSTIASSKVNYCSSLQLRWKNGCFYAVRFHHLYPEILVSGSLDHEVCLWDANTAELSYRFYCVPCTGSFLLWLLVTRSMTLTHQISQRHLQLLQVTCIILHPLCTWLVLIPVVFLVCLHMGAMQVWLVCNREWILLLQCGL from the exons ATGTGTTTCAACTCCTGGCACGAAGAGAGGTTTCACCTTGAACGAATATCTCACCACAAGAATCATGAGGAGAAGCTTCTAAATCTCGATGTGATTCCATTGGGTCAAGGCATGCAGTACAAGATGCAAG GGTGGAGGCAGAATGTTGTGGCATTTATCAGCCAAATATTGTCCACTATTGCCTCCTCCAAGGTCAACTATTGCAGCAGCCTTCAGCTCCGATGGAAGAACGGTTGCTTCTATGCA GTTAGGTTTCATCACTTATATCCTGAAATACTTGTGAGTGGAAGTTTGGATCATGAAGTTTGTTTGTGGGATGCTAATACTGCAGA ATTGTCCTATCGCTTCTATTGCGTTCCATGCACGGGGAGCTTCTTGCTGTGGCTTCTGGTCACAAG GTCAATGACCTTGACTCATCAGATTTCTCAAAGACACTTGCAACTTCTCCAGGTTACTTGCATTATCCTCCACCCACTGTGTACTTGGCTGGTGCTCATTCCAGTGGTCTTCCTTGTTTG CCTACATATGGGGGCGATGCAGGTTTGGCTAGTGTGCAACAGAGAGTGGATCCTTCTGCTTCAGTGCGGCCTCTGA
- the LOC121238708 gene encoding uncharacterized protein LOC121238708 isoform X2, whose amino-acid sequence MCFNSWHEERFHLERISHHKNHEEKLLNLDVIPLGQGMQYKMQGWRQNVVAFISQILSTIASSKVNYCSSLQLRWKNGCFYAVRFHHLYPEILVSGSLDHEVCLWDANTAECIGSRDLYCPIASIAFHARGASCCGFWSQAIYMVLRLESRDIYTSHCAENTQVSSGQ is encoded by the exons ATGTGTTTCAACTCCTGGCACGAAGAGAGGTTTCACCTTGAACGAATATCTCACCACAAGAATCATGAGGAGAAGCTTCTAAATCTCGATGTGATTCCATTGGGTCAAGGCATGCAGTACAAGATGCAAG GGTGGAGGCAGAATGTTGTGGCATTTATCAGCCAAATATTGTCCACTATTGCCTCCTCCAAGGTCAACTATTGCAGCAGCCTTCAGCTCCGATGGAAGAACGGTTGCTTCTATGCA GTTAGGTTTCATCACTTATATCCTGAAATACTTGTGAGTGGAAGTTTGGATCATGAAGTTTGTTTGTGGGATGCTAATACTGCAGAGTGTATAGGATCACGTGATCTTT ATTGTCCTATCGCTTCTATTGCGTTCCATGCACGGGGAGCTTCTTGCTGTGGCTTCTGGTCACAAG cTATATATATGGTATTAAGGCTGGAGAGCAGAGACATATACACCAGCCATTGTGCTGAAAACACGCAGGTCTCTTCGG GTCAATGA